From a single Rhodococcus qingshengii JCM 15477 genomic region:
- a CDS encoding HpcH/HpaI aldolase family protein: MSAQEFAARIRGRERILGYWSVIDSPISTEWIAHVGWDYIALDMQHGLIGYSGMVAGLTAIDSSPSTVGMVRVEANNPTPIGRALDAGAVGVIVPLINNAEEAAAAVAAAKYPPFGIRSYGPMRSQLRIGPVPADANRDTVVFAMIETPQGLANVEEICAVPGLDGVYVGPSDLRIAVGGKHSNDPDVAEEFESALTRVREAAAVSGVAAGIHTPSGQVAAQRLGEGYTFATVASDLTHLANISAQHLDAAKS, encoded by the coding sequence ATGTCAGCACAGGAATTCGCCGCACGCATCCGAGGACGCGAACGCATACTCGGATATTGGTCCGTCATCGACAGCCCGATCTCGACCGAATGGATCGCGCACGTCGGCTGGGACTACATTGCCCTCGACATGCAGCACGGCCTGATCGGCTATTCGGGGATGGTCGCCGGGCTCACCGCCATCGACTCGTCACCGTCCACCGTCGGGATGGTGCGCGTCGAGGCAAACAATCCGACGCCCATCGGCCGTGCACTCGACGCGGGCGCTGTGGGCGTCATCGTTCCGCTGATCAACAACGCCGAAGAGGCAGCGGCCGCCGTGGCAGCCGCCAAGTATCCGCCTTTCGGCATCCGCTCCTACGGACCCATGCGCTCGCAACTCCGTATCGGCCCCGTTCCCGCCGACGCGAACCGCGACACCGTTGTATTTGCGATGATCGAGACCCCACAGGGTCTGGCGAACGTCGAAGAGATCTGCGCAGTGCCCGGATTGGACGGCGTGTACGTCGGGCCGTCCGACCTACGAATCGCCGTCGGAGGTAAGCACTCCAACGATCCGGACGTCGCCGAGGAATTCGAATCAGCGCTCACCAGGGTGCGCGAAGCTGCCGCCGTCAGCGGAGTCGCTGCGGGAATCCACACACCTTCCGGTCAGGTTGCGGCACAACGGCTCGGGGAGGGCTACACGTTCGCGACCGTGGCCTCGGACCTGACACATCTGGCGAACATCTCGGCTCAGCATTTGGATGCCGCCAAGTCCTGA
- a CDS encoding aldo/keto reductase: MTAPFELPKLVLGTMTFGDTVDISGAGSMLDAALGAGISHIDTANGYAGGESERMLAKLLHGRRDSVTLATKAGMPHPDAGDNSPLSTEGLRASVEGSLRRLDTDYVDLFYLHQPDRTVTLTETLTTVAELVAEGKIRTLGVSNFAAWQISEINYTADTVGAPRPIVAQQLYNLLARRIEEEYAEFADVTGLTTMVYNPLGGGLLTGRHTFDESPADGRFGDSRLASMYKERYWNTQIFDAIAQLTAIAEQSGISLTELALRWLVSKPVAGSLLLGGSKVTHLESNIAAIGRGPLDASTVEECDLVGAALRGPMPNYNR, from the coding sequence ATGACCGCCCCCTTCGAGCTTCCGAAACTGGTGCTCGGCACCATGACATTCGGAGACACGGTCGACATATCGGGCGCCGGATCGATGCTCGACGCAGCACTAGGCGCCGGTATCTCTCACATCGACACGGCCAACGGCTATGCGGGCGGCGAGTCCGAGCGCATGCTGGCAAAGCTGCTCCACGGCCGACGCGATTCCGTCACTCTCGCCACCAAAGCGGGAATGCCGCATCCCGATGCCGGCGACAACAGCCCACTCTCGACAGAGGGGCTCCGAGCAAGCGTCGAAGGAAGCCTGCGCAGACTCGACACGGACTACGTCGACCTGTTCTATCTCCATCAGCCGGACCGAACCGTCACGCTGACCGAAACTCTCACCACCGTCGCGGAACTGGTTGCCGAGGGCAAGATCCGCACACTCGGCGTATCCAACTTCGCAGCGTGGCAAATCAGTGAAATCAACTACACCGCAGACACAGTCGGAGCTCCCCGACCGATCGTCGCACAGCAGCTCTACAACTTGCTCGCGCGTCGCATCGAAGAAGAATACGCAGAATTCGCGGACGTGACCGGACTGACCACCATGGTCTACAACCCACTCGGTGGGGGCCTGCTCACGGGGCGCCACACCTTCGACGAAAGTCCCGCCGACGGCCGATTCGGCGACTCACGTCTTGCGTCGATGTACAAGGAGCGATACTGGAACACACAGATATTCGACGCGATCGCTCAACTGACGGCAATCGCAGAGCAGTCGGGCATCTCCCTGACCGAGCTTGCGTTGCGCTGGCTGGTCAGCAAGCCCGTCGCCGGATCGCTGCTCCTCGGAGGATCCAAAGTAACGCACCTCGAATCCAATATCGCGGCCATCGGGCGAGGTCCACTCGACGCCTCGACCGTCGAAGAGTGTGATCTCGTCGGTGCCGCCCTACGAGGCCCCATGCCCAACTACAACCGCTGA